From Streptomyces durmitorensis, a single genomic window includes:
- a CDS encoding TetR/AcrR family transcriptional regulator has protein sequence MITARKERADSVRNRAALLAAAARLFKEAADPDTVKMADIAQAAGAGKGTVFRHFSDRIGLVRALVVEETQQLREQVVDGPPPLGPGAPVAERVPALMAALLDLKLNQRALMLALDRAGTGSPYLNPAYDLWHSEVAGMLTGVHGREDADYLAHALLAAVRSDLVEHLTSQGASPGQLHAGLRRLCASVLAHGADDGV, from the coding sequence ATCATCACCGCCCGCAAGGAGAGAGCCGACTCCGTCCGCAACAGGGCCGCGCTGCTGGCAGCCGCCGCCCGGCTGTTCAAGGAAGCGGCCGACCCCGACACCGTCAAGATGGCCGACATCGCCCAGGCCGCCGGGGCCGGCAAAGGCACGGTCTTCCGGCACTTCTCCGACCGCATCGGCCTGGTCAGGGCGCTGGTCGTCGAGGAGACGCAGCAGCTGCGCGAGCAAGTCGTCGACGGGCCGCCGCCGTTGGGGCCCGGCGCGCCGGTCGCCGAACGGGTGCCCGCGCTCATGGCCGCGCTCCTCGACCTCAAGCTGAACCAGCGCGCGCTGATGCTGGCCCTGGACCGGGCGGGGACCGGCAGCCCTTACCTCAACCCCGCCTACGACCTGTGGCACTCCGAAGTCGCCGGGATGCTGACCGGCGTACACGGACGCGAGGACGCCGACTACCTCGCGCACGCCCTGCTCGCCGCCGTCCGCAGCGACCTCGTCGAGCATCTGACCAGCCAGGGCGCGAGCCCCGGCCAGCTGCACGCGGGGCTGCGCAGGCTGTGCGCCTCCGTGCTCGCTCACGGTGCGGACGACGGCGTGTGA
- a CDS encoding nitrilase-related carbon-nitrogen hydrolase has product MANVVRAALVQATWTGDTESMIAKHEEHAREAARQGAKIIGFQEVFNAPYFCQVQEAEHYRWAEPVPDGPTVTRMRELARETGMVVVVPVFEVEQSGFYFNTAAVIDSDGSYLGKYRKHHIPQVKGFWEKYYFKPGNAGWPVFDTAVGKVGVYICYDRHFPEGWRQLGLNGAQIVYNPSATSRGLSAYLWQLEQPAAAVANEYFIAAINRVGVEEYGDNDFYGTSYFVDPRGQFVGETASDKAEELVVRDLDLGLIEEVRQQWAFYRDRRPDAYEGLVQP; this is encoded by the coding sequence ATGGCCAACGTCGTACGCGCCGCACTGGTTCAGGCAACCTGGACCGGCGACACCGAATCCATGATTGCCAAGCACGAGGAGCACGCCCGCGAGGCGGCCCGCCAGGGTGCGAAGATCATCGGCTTCCAGGAAGTGTTCAACGCCCCCTATTTCTGCCAGGTGCAGGAGGCCGAGCACTACCGCTGGGCCGAACCCGTGCCGGACGGACCCACCGTCACGCGGATGCGGGAACTCGCCCGCGAGACCGGCATGGTCGTCGTCGTCCCGGTCTTCGAGGTCGAGCAGTCCGGGTTCTACTTCAACACCGCCGCCGTGATCGACTCCGACGGTTCGTATCTCGGGAAGTACCGCAAGCACCACATCCCCCAGGTCAAGGGCTTCTGGGAGAAGTACTACTTCAAGCCGGGGAACGCGGGCTGGCCCGTCTTCGACACGGCCGTCGGCAAGGTCGGCGTCTACATCTGCTACGACCGCCACTTCCCCGAGGGCTGGCGGCAGCTCGGCCTGAACGGCGCCCAGATCGTCTACAACCCCTCAGCCACCTCGCGCGGCCTCTCCGCCTACCTCTGGCAGCTGGAACAGCCCGCTGCGGCCGTCGCCAACGAGTACTTCATCGCGGCCATCAACCGCGTGGGTGTCGAGGAGTACGGCGACAACGACTTCTACGGAACGTCGTACTTCGTCGACCCGCGCGGCCAGTTCGTCGGTGAGACCGCGAGCGACAAGGCCGAGGAACTCGTCGTCAGGGACCTGGACTTGGGGCTGATCGAGGAAGTACGCCAGCAGTGGGCGTTCTACCGGGACCGCCGACCCGACGCGTACGAAGGACTGGTACAGCCGTGA
- a CDS encoding TIGR03842 family LLM class F420-dependent oxidoreductase, whose product MDFGLVLQTDPPASQVISLMKRAERNGFRYGWTFDSAVLWQEPFVIYSQILAQTDRLIVGPMVTNPGTRTWEVTASTFATLNDMYGNRTVCGIGRGDSAMRVAGRAPNTLARISEAMKVIRSLASGGDADLGGTTIRFPWIKPDAQLPVWMAAYGPKALKMAGEEADGFILQLADPYLTESMVKAVRDAATAAGRDPASVKICVAAPAYLTQDDSPAALAHAREQCRWFGGMVGNHVADLVKKYGEHSDLVPEALTEYIKAREGYDYSHHGRADNPDTAFVPDDIVDRFCVIGTAAQHIAKLGELKQLGVDQFALYAMYDDREGVIDGYGDTVIPALS is encoded by the coding sequence ATGGACTTCGGACTCGTCCTGCAGACCGATCCGCCGGCATCCCAGGTCATCAGCCTCATGAAGCGCGCCGAACGCAACGGCTTCCGCTACGGCTGGACCTTCGACTCTGCGGTGCTCTGGCAGGAGCCCTTCGTCATCTACAGCCAGATCCTGGCCCAGACCGACCGGTTGATCGTCGGCCCGATGGTCACCAACCCGGGCACCCGCACCTGGGAGGTGACGGCCTCCACCTTCGCGACCCTGAACGACATGTACGGCAACCGCACGGTGTGCGGCATCGGCCGCGGCGACAGCGCGATGCGGGTGGCGGGCCGCGCCCCGAACACCCTCGCCCGGATCAGCGAGGCGATGAAGGTCATCCGGTCGCTGGCCTCGGGCGGGGACGCGGACCTGGGCGGCACCACGATCCGCTTCCCGTGGATCAAGCCGGACGCCCAACTCCCGGTGTGGATGGCCGCGTACGGCCCCAAGGCGCTGAAGATGGCCGGCGAGGAGGCCGACGGCTTCATCCTCCAGCTGGCCGACCCGTATCTCACGGAGTCGATGGTGAAGGCGGTCAGGGACGCGGCCACGGCGGCGGGACGCGACCCGGCGTCGGTGAAGATCTGCGTCGCCGCCCCCGCGTACCTGACGCAGGACGACTCACCGGCGGCCCTCGCGCACGCCCGTGAACAGTGCCGCTGGTTCGGCGGGATGGTCGGCAACCACGTCGCCGACCTGGTGAAGAAGTACGGCGAACACTCGGACCTGGTCCCCGAGGCCCTCACCGAGTACATCAAGGCCCGCGAGGGCTACGACTACTCCCACCACGGCCGCGCCGACAACCCCGACACGGCCTTCGTCCCCGACGACATCGTGGACCGCTTCTGCGTGATCGGGACTGCGGCCCAACACATCGCGAAACTGGGGGAGTTGAAGCAGTTGGGGGTGGATCAGTTCGCGCTGTACGCGATGTATGACGACCGTGAAGGCGTCATCGACGGGTACGGCGACACGGTCATCCCCGCCCTGTCGTGA
- a CDS encoding aspartate aminotransferase family protein — MSDLHTRHKAVLPEWLALYYADPLEITHGEGRHVWDADGKQYLDFFGGILTTMTAHALPEVTKAVSEQAGRIIHSSTLYLNRPMIDLAERVAGLSGIPDARVFFTTSGTEANDTALLLATAHRRSNQILAMRNSYHGRSFTAVGITGNNAWSPTSLSPLQTLYVHGGVRSRGPYAALSDAEFIEACVADLKDMLGQARGGVAALIAEPIQGVGGFTSPPDGLYAAFREVLWEHGVLWISDEVQTGWGRTGDHFWGWQAHGASGPPDILTFAKGIGNGMSIGGVVASAEVMNSLDSNSISTFGGSPVTMAAGLANLTYLLEHDLQGNARRVGGLLIERVRAICAQLPVVREVRGRGLMIGIELVDPGTGEANPRAAAAVLEAAREGGLLIGKGGGHDTSVLRIAPPLSLTVAEAEEGAAILEQALRSV, encoded by the coding sequence GTGAGTGATCTGCACACCCGCCACAAAGCCGTCCTGCCCGAGTGGCTCGCGCTCTACTACGCAGACCCGCTGGAGATCACCCACGGCGAGGGCCGCCACGTCTGGGACGCGGACGGCAAGCAGTACCTCGACTTCTTCGGCGGCATCCTCACCACCATGACCGCCCACGCACTGCCCGAGGTCACCAAGGCGGTCAGCGAGCAGGCCGGGCGGATCATCCACTCGTCCACGCTCTACCTCAACCGGCCGATGATCGACCTCGCCGAGCGGGTCGCGGGCCTCTCCGGCATCCCGGACGCCCGCGTCTTCTTCACCACGTCGGGCACCGAGGCCAACGACACCGCCCTGCTCCTCGCCACCGCGCACCGCCGCTCGAACCAGATCCTGGCCATGCGCAACAGCTACCACGGCCGCTCGTTCACGGCCGTCGGCATCACCGGCAACAACGCCTGGTCGCCGACCAGCCTCTCACCGCTCCAGACGCTGTACGTCCACGGGGGCGTCCGCAGCCGAGGACCGTACGCCGCGCTGAGCGACGCCGAGTTCATCGAGGCCTGCGTGGCCGATCTGAAGGACATGCTCGGTCAGGCGCGCGGGGGAGTGGCCGCGCTGATCGCCGAGCCCATCCAGGGAGTCGGCGGCTTCACCTCGCCTCCGGACGGTCTCTACGCCGCCTTCCGCGAAGTCCTGTGGGAGCACGGCGTCCTGTGGATCTCGGACGAGGTGCAGACCGGCTGGGGCCGGACCGGCGACCACTTCTGGGGCTGGCAGGCGCACGGCGCGAGCGGCCCGCCGGACATCCTCACCTTCGCCAAGGGCATCGGCAACGGCATGTCCATCGGCGGCGTCGTCGCGAGCGCCGAGGTCATGAACTCCCTCGACTCCAACTCCATCTCGACCTTCGGCGGCTCACCGGTCACCATGGCGGCCGGCCTCGCCAACCTCACGTACCTCCTGGAACACGACCTCCAGGGCAACGCGCGGCGCGTCGGCGGTCTGCTCATCGAGCGGGTGCGCGCCATCTGCGCCCAGCTGCCCGTCGTACGCGAAGTGCGCGGCAGGGGCCTGATGATCGGCATCGAACTGGTCGACCCCGGTACGGGCGAGGCCAATCCGCGGGCGGCCGCCGCCGTGCTCGAAGCGGCCCGCGAAGGCGGACTCCTGATCGGCAAGGGCGGCGGCCACGACACCAGCGTCCTGCGCATCGCCCCGCCGCTCTCGCTGACCGTCGCCGAGGCGGAAGAAGGGGCGGCGATCCTCGAACAGGCCCTGCGGAGCGTCTAG
- a CDS encoding carboxymuconolactone decarboxylase family protein: protein MDTRLDFLTNPVSAKVVKHIAAAGKALADSTLPAATHELVALRASQINGCGFCVDIHTKEAAHAGETQVRLHLVAAWREASVFTDAERAALELAEEGTRIADAAGGVSDEVWANAAKHYDEDQLAALVSIIAVINAFNRLNVLTVRPAGEYQVGQFG, encoded by the coding sequence GTGGACACCCGTCTCGACTTCCTCACCAATCCGGTCTCGGCCAAGGTCGTCAAGCACATCGCCGCCGCGGGCAAGGCACTCGCGGACTCGACGCTGCCGGCCGCGACGCACGAGCTGGTCGCGCTCCGCGCCAGTCAGATCAACGGGTGCGGTTTCTGCGTCGACATCCACACCAAGGAAGCGGCGCACGCCGGGGAGACCCAGGTCCGCCTCCACCTGGTCGCGGCCTGGCGCGAGGCCTCGGTGTTCACCGACGCCGAGCGGGCCGCGCTGGAGCTCGCGGAGGAGGGCACCCGCATCGCGGACGCGGCCGGAGGTGTCAGCGACGAGGTGTGGGCGAACGCCGCCAAGCACTACGACGAGGACCAGCTCGCCGCCCTGGTGTCGATCATCGCCGTCATCAACGCCTTCAACCGTCTGAACGTCCTCACCGTGCGGCCCGCGGGCGAGTACCAGGTCGGCCAGTTCGGCTGA
- a CDS encoding flotillin family protein, translating to MSPVLAAVIGVVVLLVLLALVVVTRYKVAGPSEAFIVTGRRGKKSTDPDTGRIFTDNSGQKVVVGGGVFVVPFVQQKFTLDLSSRHIPIAVRGAVTLRGVKANLEGVAIVKVGGTEDSIRAAAQRFLAQQGGIVGFTQEVLSGALRSIVGRMSVEDIIRDRAAFAGQVAEEAEASLSGQGLVLDAFQIQDITTEGSYLEDLGRPEAARAKQEADIAEAVARRAAEQARLKAEEEIAVAQRTFALKQAEIKAETDEASARAGAAGPLAEAARQQEVLTEQEKVAQRQAALTDRELDTKIRKPADAARYQAEQEAEARRVSLVKQAEADADRARLTGEGEKAQRAALADAVRLEGEAEAAAIGAKGAAEAEAMRKKADAFAQYGDAAVLQMLVEVLPSVVAKAAEPLSAIDKMTVISTDGASQLSRTVADNVAQGVELLSSTTGVDVAELLKGITGGKPLAGAAPTKLNGKIDVTD from the coding sequence ATGAGTCCAGTCCTGGCCGCCGTCATCGGAGTCGTCGTACTCCTCGTACTGCTCGCCCTCGTCGTCGTGACCCGCTACAAGGTCGCCGGGCCCAGCGAGGCCTTCATCGTGACCGGGCGGCGCGGCAAGAAGTCCACCGACCCCGACACGGGCCGGATCTTCACCGACAACAGCGGCCAGAAGGTCGTGGTGGGCGGCGGCGTGTTCGTCGTGCCGTTCGTCCAGCAGAAGTTCACGCTCGACCTCTCCTCGCGGCACATCCCGATCGCGGTGCGCGGCGCGGTCACGCTGCGCGGCGTGAAGGCCAACCTGGAGGGCGTCGCGATCGTCAAGGTCGGCGGCACCGAGGACTCCATACGCGCCGCGGCCCAGCGGTTCCTCGCCCAGCAGGGCGGCATCGTCGGCTTCACCCAGGAAGTGCTCTCCGGCGCACTGCGCTCCATCGTGGGCCGGATGTCGGTGGAGGACATCATCCGCGACCGTGCCGCCTTCGCCGGGCAGGTCGCCGAGGAGGCCGAGGCCAGCCTGTCCGGGCAGGGCCTGGTGCTCGACGCCTTCCAGATCCAGGACATCACCACCGAGGGTTCCTACCTGGAGGACCTCGGCCGTCCCGAGGCCGCCCGAGCGAAGCAGGAGGCGGACATCGCCGAGGCCGTGGCCCGCCGCGCCGCCGAGCAGGCCAGGCTGAAGGCCGAGGAGGAGATCGCCGTCGCCCAGCGGACGTTCGCCCTCAAGCAGGCGGAGATCAAGGCCGAGACCGACGAGGCGTCCGCGCGCGCCGGGGCCGCGGGACCGCTCGCCGAGGCCGCCCGCCAGCAGGAGGTCCTCACCGAGCAGGAGAAGGTCGCCCAGCGGCAGGCCGCCCTGACCGACCGGGAGCTGGACACCAAGATCCGCAAGCCCGCGGACGCCGCCCGCTACCAGGCCGAGCAGGAGGCGGAGGCCCGCCGTGTCTCCCTGGTCAAGCAGGCCGAGGCCGACGCCGACCGGGCCCGTCTGACCGGTGAGGGCGAGAAGGCGCAGCGTGCCGCGCTCGCCGATGCCGTACGCCTGGAGGGCGAGGCCGAGGCCGCCGCGATCGGCGCCAAGGGAGCCGCGGAGGCGGAGGCCATGCGCAAGAAGGCCGACGCGTTCGCTCAGTACGGCGACGCGGCGGTGTTGCAGATGCTCGTCGAGGTGCTGCCCAGCGTGGTGGCCAAGGCGGCCGAGCCGCTCAGCGCGATCGACAAGATGACCGTGATCTCCACGGACGGTGCGAGCCAGCTGTCGCGCACGGTCGCCGACAACGTCGCCCAGGGCGTCGAACTCCTCAGCTCCACCACGGGAGTCGACGTCGCCGAACTCCTCAAGGGCATCACGGGCGGCAAGCCCCTGGCGGGCGCGGCTCCCACCAAGCTCAACGGCAAGATCGACGTCACCGACTGA
- the sigJ gene encoding RNA polymerase sigma factor SigJ: MRIQFTTGDARRDPGLGAIMSERRQLINLAYRLLGSLADAEDVVQEAYVRWYAMTARQREAIENPGGWLTKVAGRICLDQLRSARARRESYVGAWIPEPLPDRTEWTEGRPGGTASDPADRVTLDESVNMAFLVVLESMTPAERVAFILHDVFRYSFAEVAEIVGRSPAACRQLASSARRRMRASHAPAAPAARSADVVRDFKRAWEAKDIAALIGLLDPDATALADGGGLVNAAPHPVAGAEEIARYLIAVAGRLSGQTILERTVNGRPGLVVQHEGITTSVIALDVAGDRITRFWAVRNPEKLRTWTA, translated from the coding sequence ATGAGGATCCAGTTCACGACCGGCGACGCCCGGCGCGACCCGGGCCTGGGCGCGATCATGAGCGAGCGGCGGCAGCTGATCAATCTCGCGTACCGGCTCCTCGGCTCACTTGCCGATGCCGAGGACGTCGTGCAGGAGGCCTACGTCCGCTGGTACGCCATGACCGCGCGACAGCGGGAGGCCATCGAGAACCCCGGCGGCTGGCTGACGAAGGTCGCCGGTCGCATCTGCCTCGACCAGCTCCGCTCGGCACGGGCCCGGCGCGAGAGCTACGTGGGCGCATGGATCCCGGAGCCGCTGCCCGATCGCACGGAGTGGACCGAGGGGCGGCCGGGCGGCACGGCATCCGATCCGGCCGACCGGGTCACCCTCGACGAGTCGGTCAACATGGCGTTCCTCGTCGTGCTCGAATCCATGACCCCGGCCGAGCGCGTCGCGTTCATCCTGCACGACGTCTTCCGCTACTCCTTCGCCGAAGTGGCCGAGATCGTCGGCCGCAGCCCGGCGGCCTGCCGCCAGCTGGCGTCCTCGGCCCGCCGCCGCATGCGCGCCTCGCACGCTCCCGCGGCTCCGGCGGCCCGCAGCGCCGACGTCGTCAGGGACTTCAAGCGGGCATGGGAGGCCAAGGACATCGCGGCGCTCATCGGCCTCCTCGACCCCGACGCCACGGCACTCGCCGACGGCGGCGGCCTGGTCAACGCCGCGCCCCACCCCGTCGCGGGAGCCGAGGAGATCGCGCGCTACTTGATCGCCGTCGCGGGCAGGCTGTCCGGCCAGACGATCCTGGAGCGCACGGTCAACGGCCGCCCCGGCCTGGTGGTCCAGCACGAGGGCATCACCACGTCGGTGATCGCCCTCGACGTCGCAGGCGACCGGATCACACGCTTCTGGGCCGTACGGAACCCCGAGAAGCTGCGGACCTGGACGGCCTGA
- a CDS encoding PucR family transcriptional regulator, with amino-acid sequence MTAQEIPERLLDGYADILTRAAATGRRLTREELTSRRALGAQAAHAGYAWRVLIREHLAATRAHRPAAGDPDHLLATAEQAIDAFAEGYEHAQRLVVRQEEAAQRELIDDLLYGRGDLGRLAARAERFGLRLSHAHTVAVAEGPDAYDETDPVSRDVESDLVGRFGDRHILLTTKDGRLVCIAPAHQDEVLDHFAKRAYAATDGGRIAIGRPQPGAAGIAHSYEEAVSTLELATRMGFDEPVLRAADLLVFPVLARDRQALVDLVLTTLGPLEEARGGAVPLLETLFAYFDTGCVAAQAARELSLSVRALTYRLERVRTLTGSDPADPLDRYTLQTAVIGARLLGWPTTSL; translated from the coding sequence ATGACCGCCCAGGAGATTCCCGAGCGGCTGCTCGACGGCTACGCCGACATCCTCACTCGGGCCGCCGCGACCGGCCGCCGCCTCACCCGTGAGGAGCTGACGTCACGCCGTGCGCTCGGTGCGCAGGCCGCCCACGCCGGATACGCGTGGCGCGTCCTGATACGCGAGCACCTCGCCGCCACCCGCGCCCACCGGCCCGCGGCCGGCGATCCCGACCATCTGCTCGCGACCGCGGAGCAGGCCATCGACGCTTTCGCCGAGGGGTACGAACACGCGCAGCGGCTCGTCGTACGCCAAGAGGAGGCCGCGCAGCGTGAGTTGATCGACGACCTGCTGTACGGCCGAGGGGACCTGGGGCGTCTCGCCGCGCGCGCCGAGCGATTCGGCCTGCGGCTCTCCCACGCGCACACCGTGGCCGTGGCCGAGGGCCCTGACGCCTATGACGAGACCGACCCCGTGTCGCGGGACGTGGAGAGCGATCTCGTCGGCCGCTTCGGCGACCGCCACATCCTGCTCACCACCAAGGACGGGCGGCTCGTGTGCATCGCCCCCGCCCATCAGGACGAGGTCCTCGACCACTTCGCCAAGCGGGCCTACGCCGCCACCGACGGCGGCCGCATCGCCATCGGCCGGCCCCAGCCCGGCGCGGCAGGCATCGCCCACAGCTACGAAGAAGCCGTCAGCACGCTGGAGCTCGCGACGCGCATGGGCTTCGACGAGCCCGTGCTGCGCGCCGCCGACCTCCTGGTCTTCCCCGTCCTCGCCCGTGATCGGCAGGCTCTGGTGGACCTGGTGCTCACCACGCTCGGACCCCTGGAAGAGGCGCGGGGCGGCGCCGTGCCGCTGCTGGAGACCCTGTTCGCCTACTTCGACACCGGGTGCGTGGCGGCCCAGGCGGCGCGGGAATTGTCGCTGAGCGTACGAGCCCTGACGTACCGCCTGGAGCGCGTCCGCACCCTCACCGGGTCCGACCCCGCCGACCCGCTGGACCGCTACACCCTCCAGACAGCGGTGATCGGCGCCCGACTGCTGGGCTGGCCGACCACCTCGCTGTGA
- a CDS encoding YceI family protein: protein MSLTPIDLAELTGAYALDTTQSRIGFVARHTMSTRVRGRFEAYEGDVLLHGDHPSTSGARLTIRASSLQTHNRQRDDQLRSTFLDTDNHPAITFASTDVTPTGETTYKVTGDLTMRGVTNPVTLDVQLTAAESDAQGDFRVGLQGGVTINRNDWGVNWNTATSLLVSPKVTLEFDVIAVRQP from the coding sequence ATGTCATTGACCCCGATCGATCTCGCCGAACTGACCGGCGCCTACGCCCTCGACACCACCCAGAGCCGGATCGGCTTCGTCGCCCGGCACACCATGTCCACCAGGGTGCGCGGCCGGTTCGAGGCGTACGAAGGCGACGTACTCCTGCACGGCGACCACCCGTCGACATCCGGCGCACGCCTCACGATCCGGGCGAGCAGCCTCCAGACCCACAACCGGCAGCGCGACGACCAACTGCGCAGCACGTTCCTGGACACGGACAACCACCCGGCCATCACCTTCGCCTCGACCGATGTGACGCCGACGGGCGAGACCACCTACAAAGTCACCGGCGACCTGACCATGCGCGGCGTGACCAATCCGGTCACCCTGGACGTCCAGCTGACCGCCGCCGAGAGCGACGCACAGGGCGACTTCCGGGTCGGCCTCCAGGGCGGCGTCACGATCAACCGCAACGACTGGGGCGTGAACTGGAACACCGCGACCTCACTTCTCGTGAGCCCGAAGGTGACCCTGGAGTTCGACGTCATCGCCGTCCGGCAGCCCTGA
- the hydA gene encoding dihydropyrimidinase: MSTRTLIRGGLVITAAEETHADVLIEDGRIAALAAHGSGAAEAWTADRVIDASHKYVIPGGVDAHTHMDFPFGGTFSSDDFETGTRAAAWGGTTTIVDFAVQSRGHALRAGLDAWYAKADGKCAIDYGFHMILSDVNEKSLREMDLLIEEGVTSFKLFTAYPGVFFSDDGQILRAMQKAAGNGGLIMTHAENGLAIDVLVEQALARGETDPRYHGEVRKALLEAEATHRVIKLAQVAGAPVYVVHVSAQEAVAELARARDEGLPVFGETCPQYLFLSTDNLAEPGFEGSKYVCSTPLRPREHQAALWRGLRTNDLQVVSTDHCPFCFVGQKELGRGDFSKIPNGLPGVENRMDLLHQAVVDGHISRRRWIEIACASPARMFGLYGKKGTIAPGADADVVIYDPAAEQVMSADTHHMNVDYSAYEGKHVTGQVETVLSRGEVVIDQRKFTGHAGHGAYVPRGTTQYLG; the protein is encoded by the coding sequence ATGAGTACCCGCACCCTGATCCGCGGTGGACTCGTCATCACCGCCGCCGAAGAGACCCACGCCGATGTGCTGATCGAGGACGGCCGGATCGCCGCGCTCGCCGCACACGGCTCGGGCGCCGCCGAGGCGTGGACGGCGGACCGCGTCATCGACGCCTCCCACAAGTACGTGATTCCGGGCGGAGTCGACGCGCACACGCACATGGACTTCCCGTTCGGCGGCACGTTCTCCTCCGACGACTTCGAGACGGGCACCCGGGCCGCGGCCTGGGGCGGCACCACCACCATCGTGGACTTCGCGGTGCAGAGCCGGGGGCACGCGCTGCGGGCCGGGCTCGACGCCTGGTACGCGAAGGCGGACGGCAAATGCGCGATCGACTACGGCTTCCACATGATCCTCTCGGACGTGAACGAGAAGTCCCTGCGGGAGATGGACCTGCTGATCGAGGAAGGAGTCACCTCGTTCAAGCTCTTCACCGCCTACCCCGGCGTCTTCTTCAGCGACGACGGCCAGATCCTGCGGGCGATGCAGAAGGCCGCGGGCAACGGCGGGCTGATCATGACGCACGCGGAGAACGGCCTGGCCATCGATGTCCTGGTGGAGCAGGCCCTCGCGCGGGGCGAGACGGATCCGCGCTACCACGGCGAGGTGCGCAAGGCGCTCCTGGAGGCGGAGGCGACGCACCGGGTGATCAAGCTCGCCCAGGTGGCGGGCGCGCCGGTGTACGTGGTGCACGTGTCGGCGCAGGAGGCGGTGGCCGAGCTGGCCAGGGCGCGCGACGAGGGCCTGCCGGTGTTCGGCGAGACCTGTCCGCAGTACCTGTTCCTGTCCACGGACAACCTCGCTGAGCCGGGCTTCGAGGGTTCCAAGTACGTCTGCTCGACCCCGCTGCGGCCGCGCGAGCACCAGGCGGCGCTGTGGCGCGGCCTGCGCACGAACGACCTCCAGGTGGTGTCGACCGACCACTGCCCCTTCTGCTTCGTCGGACAGAAGGAGCTGGGCCGCGGGGACTTCTCCAAGATCCCGAACGGCCTGCCCGGCGTGGAGAACCGCATGGACCTCCTCCACCAGGCCGTCGTGGACGGGCACATCAGCCGCCGCCGCTGGATCGAGATCGCCTGCGCCAGCCCGGCCAGGATGTTCGGCCTGTACGGCAAGAAGGGCACGATCGCGCCGGGCGCGGACGCCGACGTCGTCATCTACGACCCGGCCGCCGAGCAGGTCATGTCGGCGGACACGCACCACATGAACGTGGACTACTCCGCGTACGAGGGAAAGCACGTCACCGGCCAGGTGGAGACCGTCCTGTCCCGCGGTGAAGTGGTCATCGACCAGCGCAAGTTCACCGGCCACGCAGGACACGGCGCGTACGTGCCGCGCGGCACCACCCAGTACCTCGGCTAG
- a CDS encoding nuclear transport factor 2 family protein, producing the protein MTPHPATHASPTEVFSRSLDLLLAKDIDGWVALWAPDGVFEFPFALPGAPHRLVGRDAVRAYIADYPDHIDLRSFEDLSVHRTEDPGTIVAELRGIGRAVATGRPFDMPYIQVVTVHEGRITRFRDYWNGALAADAFDGPIPVGATHSGEAR; encoded by the coding sequence ATGACGCCACACCCCGCAACGCACGCTTCACCCACCGAAGTCTTCTCCCGCTCCCTCGACCTCCTCCTCGCCAAGGACATCGACGGCTGGGTCGCCCTCTGGGCACCCGACGGAGTCTTCGAGTTCCCGTTCGCACTCCCCGGGGCCCCGCACCGGCTCGTCGGCCGCGACGCCGTGCGCGCCTACATCGCCGACTACCCCGACCACATCGACCTGCGGAGCTTCGAGGACCTATCCGTCCACCGCACCGAGGACCCCGGGACGATCGTCGCGGAGCTGCGCGGCATCGGCCGGGCGGTCGCCACGGGGCGCCCCTTCGACATGCCGTACATCCAGGTCGTCACCGTCCACGAGGGGCGGATCACGCGGTTCCGCGACTACTGGAACGGCGCGCTGGCCGCCGACGCCTTCGACGGCCCGATCCCCGTCGGCGCCACGCACTCCGGAGAGGCCCGATGA